Proteins from a single region of Funiculus sociatus GB2-C1:
- a CDS encoding transposase has product DEIIAYFDNRTTSGVVEGINNKLKLIKRSAYGFRNFEKYRIRCLLTWHFNY; this is encoded by the coding sequence GATGAAATTATTGCTTACTTTGACAACCGAACTACGAGTGGTGTTGTTGAGGGTATTAACAATAAGCTCAAGTTGATTAAACGCTCTGCTTATGGGTTTAGGAATTTTGAAAAGTACCGAATTAGATGTTTACTTACTTGGCATTTTAATTATTGA
- the efp gene encoding elongation factor P — MISSNDFRPGVTIELDGAVWRVVEFLHVKPGKGAAFVRTKLKNVQTGSVVERTFRAAETVPQANLEKRTMQHTYKEADQFVFMDMETYEEASLRTDQIGDRVKYLKEGMEVNVIRWGEQIMEVELPNSVVLEVTQTDPGLKGDTATGGSKPAIVETGAQVMVPLFITVGERIKVDTRTDTYLGRENA, encoded by the coding sequence ATGATTTCGAGTAACGACTTTAGACCCGGTGTCACGATTGAATTAGATGGCGCTGTGTGGCGGGTGGTGGAATTTCTCCACGTCAAGCCAGGGAAGGGTGCAGCGTTTGTGCGGACGAAGCTGAAAAATGTGCAAACAGGTAGTGTGGTGGAGCGCACCTTCCGGGCTGCTGAAACGGTACCGCAAGCCAACCTGGAAAAGCGCACGATGCAGCATACCTACAAAGAGGCCGACCAGTTCGTGTTTATGGACATGGAAACCTATGAGGAAGCTTCTCTGCGAACAGATCAGATTGGCGATCGCGTGAAATACCTCAAGGAAGGCATGGAAGTGAACGTTATCCGCTGGGGCGAGCAGATAATGGAAGTAGAACTACCTAACTCGGTGGTGCTGGAAGTCACCCAAACCGATCCGGGCCTTAAAGGAGATACTGCTACGGGGGGATCAAAACCAGCAATTGTGGAAACTGGCGCTCAGGTAATGGTTCCTTTGTTTATTACTGTCGGCGAACGAATTAAGGTTGACACTCGTACCGATACTTATCTGGGTCGAGAAAATGCCTAA
- the accB gene encoding acetyl-CoA carboxylase biotin carboxyl carrier protein, translating to MSIDFNELRELLAAIAQTDIAELTLKSADFELTVRKAPRFIAPVDPPALSTSDSPSVAPPTQAASIPVLPSPGIEVPPRAVAPVAAPNSDRKLPEVASPMVGTFYRSPAPDEPPFVEVGDRIRTGQTVCIIEAMKLMNEIEAEVSGIVMEILVQNGEPVEYGQPLMRINPE from the coding sequence ATGTCAATAGATTTCAACGAACTCCGCGAACTGCTGGCGGCGATCGCGCAAACCGATATTGCGGAGTTGACATTAAAAAGCGCTGATTTTGAACTTACGGTGCGGAAAGCGCCGCGCTTTATCGCTCCGGTCGATCCACCTGCCCTATCAACAAGCGATAGCCCCAGCGTTGCGCCTCCCACCCAAGCAGCATCTATTCCTGTGCTACCTAGTCCGGGTATTGAGGTGCCGCCCCGTGCGGTTGCTCCCGTTGCTGCTCCCAATAGTGATCGCAAATTACCAGAGGTCGCATCCCCAATGGTGGGAACGTTTTATCGCTCTCCGGCACCCGATGAACCTCCATTTGTCGAGGTAGGCGATCGCATCCGTACCGGGCAAACAGTCTGCATTATTGAAGCAATGAAGCTGATGAATGAAATTGAGGCTGAAGTGTCTGGTATTGTGATGGAAATTTTGGTTCAAAACGGCGAACCCGTCGAATATGGACAACCCTTAATGCGGATTAACCCAGAATAA